One part of the Marispirochaeta sp. genome encodes these proteins:
- the fabZ gene encoding 3-hydroxyacyl-ACP dehydratase FabZ gives MKEITELLPHRKPFLFVDELTEVTEEKITGTRTYTPEEFFFPGHFPEYPVVPGVILVETMAQCGGAGVRQLGSLGDDALFFLAAIEKAKFRRQVRPNETIRMEITNDRISARMLKQSGKCYVGEELACEASWLCLVGDKA, from the coding sequence ATGAAAGAAATAACTGAACTGTTACCTCACAGAAAGCCTTTTCTGTTTGTTGATGAACTGACTGAGGTTACGGAAGAGAAGATAACAGGAACACGGACCTACACACCGGAAGAGTTCTTTTTTCCCGGCCATTTTCCCGAGTATCCGGTTGTCCCCGGCGTAATTCTTGTCGAAACAATGGCCCAGTGCGGCGGCGCCGGTGTCCGTCAGCTTGGAAGCCTCGGGGATGACGCTCTCTTTTTTCTCGCGGCTATTGAAAAAGCCAAGTTCCGCCGCCAGGTACGTCCGAATGAGACTATTCGTATGGAGATCACCAACGACCGTATCTCGGCGCGTATGCTTAAACAGAGCGGAAAGTGCTATGTTGGAGAAGAACTCGCCTGTGAGGCCTCCTGGCTCTGTCTGGTGGGAGACAAAGCATGA
- the fabF gene encoding beta-ketoacyl-ACP synthase II: protein MERRRVVVTGMGTVNALAHNIEDTWQAIRAGKSGIAPITLFDTTDYACTVAGEVKDFDSANWMDKKEARKLARFSQFAVAGAAQALEDAGLDKECVDSERVGVILGNGIGGYEVTEEGIRNLAAKGPKGIAPMTIPKMISNEGPANVAIKYGFYGPCYCIVTACTSGTDAIGAALNSIRIGQSDVIVTGGMEAAITPFGIAGFLRITALSTQFNDNPTASSRPFDKDRDGFVMGEGAGILVLEELEHALKRGAAIYAEVAGYGISCDAFHLTSPDATGEGPARSMRLALKDAGMEPSQIDYLNAHGTSTPTNDPLETIAIKKAFGDYAYKMPISSTKSMTAHMIGGAGGMEAIISILALRDGFIPPTINLDNPDEACDLDYIPHTGRSARLNAVMSDNLGFGGHNGSVIFTKYQE from the coding sequence ATGGAACGCCGACGAGTCGTTGTGACCGGCATGGGGACAGTAAACGCCCTGGCACATAACATAGAAGATACATGGCAGGCGATCAGGGCCGGGAAAAGCGGAATTGCACCCATTACTCTGTTCGATACCACCGATTACGCCTGCACCGTTGCAGGAGAAGTCAAAGACTTCGATTCCGCTAACTGGATGGATAAAAAAGAAGCCCGTAAACTGGCCCGTTTCAGTCAATTTGCAGTGGCCGGAGCAGCTCAGGCCCTGGAAGATGCCGGACTGGACAAAGAATGCGTCGATTCCGAACGGGTTGGAGTTATTCTTGGAAACGGCATCGGCGGTTACGAAGTAACCGAAGAGGGCATACGCAACCTGGCAGCCAAGGGTCCCAAGGGAATCGCTCCCATGACAATCCCTAAAATGATCAGCAACGAAGGCCCGGCAAATGTGGCAATCAAGTACGGATTTTATGGTCCCTGTTACTGTATCGTAACGGCCTGCACTTCCGGGACCGATGCCATAGGAGCAGCCTTAAACTCTATCAGAATCGGTCAGAGCGATGTGATCGTAACCGGAGGCATGGAAGCAGCCATTACTCCCTTTGGTATTGCCGGTTTCCTGCGAATTACAGCTCTTTCCACGCAATTCAACGATAATCCCACCGCTTCCAGCCGTCCTTTCGACAAGGACCGGGACGGTTTTGTTATGGGTGAAGGTGCGGGTATCCTCGTCCTGGAAGAACTTGAGCATGCCCTAAAACGGGGAGCTGCCATCTATGCAGAGGTAGCCGGTTACGGCATCAGCTGCGACGCCTTTCACCTGACGAGTCCCGACGCGACAGGAGAGGGTCCCGCCCGCTCCATGCGTCTGGCTCTAAAGGACGCTGGGATGGAACCTTCGCAGATTGATTATCTGAACGCCCATGGTACGTCGACTCCAACCAATGATCCTCTGGAAACCATTGCCATCAAGAAGGCCTTTGGCGATTATGCCTATAAAATGCCGATCTCCTCAACCAAATCAATGACCGCCCACATGATCGGCGGAGCCGGAGGAATGGAAGCTATTATCAGTATACTCGCCTTGCGGGACGGCTTTATACCTCCTACCATTAATCTTGATAATCCCGATGAAGCCTGTGACCTGGACTATATACCCCACACAGGCCGCAGTGCCAGGCTGAACGCGGTTATGTCCGATAATCTCGGTTTCGGCGGGCATAACGGAAGTGTAATATTCACCAAATACCAGGAGTAG
- the fabG gene encoding 3-oxoacyl-[acyl-carrier-protein] reductase has product MLLEGKKALVTGGAQGIGKEIIMKFLAEGASVHYCDLAEGPFKAEMDAAARGDATVSFHKANITDEEEVKALIKEITADGKLDILVNNAGITRDGMVFRMSLDQWESVLKVNLTGSFLVAREVSAFMAMKQKSGSIINMASVVGQMGNAGQTNYSASKAGLIGFTKSLAKETAKRNVRVNAVAPGFIETAMTDKLTEDVKAEYARAIPLGRMGSPEDIANTVLYLACDLSSYITGQVIRVDGGLVM; this is encoded by the coding sequence ATGCTACTGGAAGGAAAAAAAGCTCTGGTTACCGGCGGTGCCCAGGGAATTGGTAAAGAGATAATTATGAAGTTTCTGGCCGAAGGAGCCTCAGTGCACTACTGCGACCTTGCTGAAGGACCCTTTAAGGCAGAAATGGATGCCGCCGCCAGGGGAGACGCAACGGTAAGCTTTCACAAGGCAAATATTACCGACGAGGAAGAGGTAAAAGCTCTTATCAAGGAGATTACCGCCGACGGCAAACTTGATATTCTTGTAAACAACGCCGGTATTACCCGGGACGGAATGGTCTTTCGCATGTCCCTGGACCAGTGGGAATCGGTACTTAAGGTCAACCTGACCGGTTCTTTCCTGGTAGCACGGGAAGTATCGGCTTTCATGGCCATGAAGCAGAAATCCGGCAGCATTATCAATATGGCCTCGGTGGTCGGGCAGATGGGCAATGCCGGGCAGACCAACTACTCCGCCTCCAAGGCAGGCCTTATCGGTTTTACCAAAAGCCTTGCAAAAGAGACAGCCAAGAGAAACGTACGCGTCAATGCCGTTGCCCCGGGGTTTATAGAAACCGCCATGACCGATAAGCTGACCGAGGATGTAAAGGCAGAATATGCCAGGGCTATTCCCCTGGGCAGAATGGGCAGCCCTGAGGACATCGCCAATACCGTTCTCTATCTGGCTTGTGATCTTTCATCCTACATAACCGGCCAGGTTATAAGGGTTGACGGCGGCCTGGTAATGTAG
- a CDS encoding ACP S-malonyltransferase has product MVRSHSMKSDILLNCFLFPGQGAQYPGMGRDLWESSSVVKKLFADASEWTGMDIPELLFESSEEELKKTENTQVGITAVNLAVLLLLKEAGIRPDAAAGFSLGEFSALAAAEVLNLEEVFPLVKKRGAIMAAAAEKLSAGENGPGMAAVMGLSPDRVQELCANSDLELYAANFNSPDQTVVGGTHTALVQGKEYFTGNGAKRWIPLKVSAPFHTPLMRDARSEFAEVVRTLNFKDPAIRLISNVSGKLVTSGEDARELCLAQVISPVRWTAEEETILALKTEICIEAGPGKVLSGLWKKINSDVPCLNAGTLDEINTIRNTYSS; this is encoded by the coding sequence ATGGTAAGGTCTCACTCAATGAAATCAGATATACTGCTGAACTGTTTTTTATTTCCCGGCCAGGGAGCTCAATACCCCGGCATGGGAAGGGATTTATGGGAATCCTCTTCCGTGGTAAAGAAACTCTTTGCCGATGCATCGGAATGGACGGGAATGGATATTCCTGAACTGCTCTTTGAATCCAGCGAGGAAGAGCTTAAAAAGACGGAAAACACCCAGGTTGGCATAACTGCGGTAAACCTGGCTGTGCTGCTTCTGCTGAAGGAGGCCGGGATCAGACCTGATGCTGCTGCAGGTTTCAGTTTGGGAGAGTTCTCTGCTCTGGCTGCAGCGGAAGTACTGAACCTGGAGGAGGTTTTTCCTCTGGTTAAGAAAAGAGGAGCTATCATGGCAGCTGCTGCTGAGAAGCTCTCCGCTGGAGAAAACGGACCGGGAATGGCAGCTGTTATGGGCCTCTCTCCCGACAGGGTACAGGAGCTGTGTGCAAATTCGGATCTTGAGTTGTATGCTGCTAATTTCAACAGCCCCGACCAGACGGTCGTGGGCGGAACCCATACGGCACTTGTTCAAGGAAAGGAATATTTTACCGGGAACGGTGCCAAACGCTGGATACCCTTGAAGGTCTCAGCGCCCTTTCATACACCGCTTATGCGGGATGCTCGCAGTGAGTTCGCCGAGGTTGTGAGGACCCTGAACTTTAAGGATCCTGCGATCCGGCTTATTTCCAATGTATCGGGTAAGCTTGTCACCAGCGGAGAAGATGCCAGGGAATTATGCCTGGCACAGGTTATTTCTCCGGTACGCTGGACTGCGGAAGAGGAAACAATTCTGGCGCTGAAAACAGAAATCTGTATCGAAGCCGGACCGGGAAAAGTGCTTTCCGGACTCTGGAAAAAGATAAACAGTGATGTTCCCTGCCTGAACGCGGGAACTCTGGACGAAATTAATACTATCAGGAACACTTACAGTTCTTAG
- a CDS encoding beta-ketoacyl-ACP synthase III produces MNATICSVGAYLPPKRVTNNDLALMIDTSDEWIRSHTGIGSRHLAENETTSEMATAAAMQALSNSDICADELDMIIVSTSTPDYIGFPATASIVQHNIGATRSGAFDLGAACTGFVYALECGRGLISSGVARNVLVIGAEKLSSLINWKDRSTCVLFGDGAGAVLLSVCEDDRGFLASRLRSDGSGAEALIVRAGGTKNPIRGQSIPEEDLYISMDGRRVYNFAVQVNTELFQFLPSEAGISIDEIKYIVPHQANVRIIKAAAKRAGIPLEKFYLNIEEYANTSAASIPIALNDLWQNRQLKTGDIVLTLGFGSGLTYGGQLIRL; encoded by the coding sequence ATGAACGCGACTATTTGTTCGGTGGGAGCATACCTGCCGCCCAAAAGAGTTACCAACAACGACCTTGCCCTGATGATAGATACCTCCGATGAATGGATCCGAAGCCATACGGGAATCGGTTCACGCCACCTGGCTGAGAATGAAACAACCTCTGAAATGGCGACCGCAGCGGCCATGCAGGCATTGTCCAATAGTGATATATGTGCTGATGAACTGGATATGATTATTGTTTCGACCAGTACCCCCGACTATATCGGCTTCCCTGCCACTGCAAGTATTGTACAGCATAATATCGGAGCGACCCGCAGCGGTGCTTTTGATCTGGGGGCCGCATGTACCGGTTTTGTATATGCCCTGGAGTGCGGACGGGGATTAATCAGTTCCGGTGTCGCCCGTAACGTTCTGGTAATAGGTGCGGAGAAGCTTTCCAGCCTGATAAACTGGAAGGATCGCTCTACCTGCGTACTCTTCGGCGACGGAGCAGGTGCGGTTCTACTGAGCGTCTGCGAGGATGACAGGGGTTTTCTGGCATCACGGCTGCGTTCTGACGGCAGCGGCGCCGAAGCATTAATAGTGCGGGCGGGGGGCACAAAGAACCCGATACGCGGACAGAGTATCCCGGAAGAAGACCTCTATATTTCCATGGACGGCCGCCGGGTGTATAATTTCGCTGTGCAGGTTAACACGGAACTTTTTCAATTCCTGCCGTCCGAGGCGGGGATCTCCATAGATGAGATAAAATACATTGTTCCCCACCAGGCAAATGTCAGAATCATCAAGGCCGCGGCAAAACGTGCCGGAATCCCTTTGGAAAAATTCTACCTGAACATAGAAGAATACGCCAACACCTCGGCTGCATCCATTCCAATAGCCCTCAACGATTTATGGCAGAACCGACAGCTTAAAACCGGAGATATTGTTCTTACTCTCGGATTTGGTTCGGGGCTTACCTACGGCGGGCAGCTGATTCGTCTTTGA
- a CDS encoding carboxyl transferase domain-containing protein has translation MAPQTAIPVLHDYSRIGIVNRGEAALRFIRGVIEYNSRFGTDLKTVAIYTAKEEQAPFVKNADYWVCFEDLSGYPGTASSPYLDHTLILQALKESRCDALWVGWGFVSEDAVFTAAVEKAGYTFLGPGSNAMALLGDKIAAKELADKAKVPILPWSRGPVSSIDEARRVAEKIGYPVIVKASNAGGGRGIRFVLSPGELETQYNSAVEETLRVTGTRTVFIEHLVQRGRHLEVQVLADRHGIVNTFGVRDCSLQRRNQKIIEETPPAGLSSETIAEMEASAARLIKAASYESAGTVEYLYDLDSDKFYFMEVNTRLQVEHPITEELYGIDLVTGQIEVAFGRKVDLTSAVPRGHVMEARLNAEDPGRDFSPAPGKVDLFRPPAGPGIRIDSGIENGAEIPPEFDSMVAKIIARGRDRREAASRLKRALDECAIRIENGTTNRAFLRQLLDQKEVAAGGVSTAYVGELLKKGIRRASDHSFRAALVTGAITIARQRVAEEQVNFLNELASLGKPRILPKGEGQEISLSIDGALYYAKVFHVGGEGYHVIVDNTFLICRYRCTNEEGVVEFNSLRYRFILVPRGDSLQCEINGTPFLLEQESRGFVKSPSPAIVLSVPVQAGGEVKKGSVLMVLEAMKMEMLIEAPMDGLVAEILASPGTQVAAGQSLVRLEEGGDNRHEEEPAAVKVAFPQHEPCVEESWQRIVNEVRALFLGFDTAEKSSGLTDRLAAFIAQNSAYKEAFAKLVLRSMEGFCALEILFSNRTIEDESGGRPHTYTELLNHYALRRKDREKGLPDIFNQSIDRILSAYREAGVSDEIDRLLYHLYRSHAASGLKGQILRDFLQLLEKWSDAEMLSHDFPLLVNEIVRFSNQVDPKLADAALHARYVLLDQKQLQEQRGRQRHFVESLVAESCSNDNRNFNECTEAFLDLPPSALTDLMWAIKTARTGNPELLTELAARYFHRDRFILSLKTFADEKGLFWAQVSFREDEEKEKEPEKSGVLFAVFSPEALTLIPGIVQSLSDISDTEVTVLVSGEGSPGDYLHNLPPFPCTYCALGMYPEKGEPLFTTYKYLDAKKWVVNDGAFTFSPLEYRELRVERFRNFYLRLISRSENVTVLEGRAKENEKDMRLFALASTSETDPELSSRQDLTRMPRFERVFNEAVSGIRAAQQNYRFRLQWNRIIIYNRSLLGLRLMQLRDFGYNLVPRTIGLGLEKMVVYSRRKRWREETIREHELIFYNLTADQFTLRSRRPTSVPLTTLDSYALKVVRARQRNEIYPYELIKMITHAGFPLHEGLPRGEFEEFDIEVASNGSSRLVSVKGREPGNNSSNIIFGKISNSDPVSGTVFQRILILSDPTGDLGSLAEGECRRIISAIDMAEQESIPVEWVPVSSGARITMDSGTENLDWTAAALKRIIEFTQAGGEINIIVQSINVGAQSYWNAEATMLMHTRGLLIMTDEASMLLTGKRALDFSGSVSGETNVDIGGAEKVMVPNGQAQIRVSSVAEAYGILFQHYRTCYVSPGSCFPGQTVSRDSVERNVTATPYRDNLGQGFSTIGDIFSRELNPDRKKPFDMRQVMRSLIDKDAEVLERWRGLEDGDTALVWETRLGGYAVGMIGIESRSFPRIGALPSDGPDTWSGGTLYPQSSRKVARGLNAFSGRVPAVIIANLSGFDGSPESLRRLQLEYGAEIGRAVVNFKGPIVFLVTARYHGGAYVVFSKRLNSELEVAALEGSFASVIGGAPAAAVVFPKTVRKRAENDSRVIEARSLLKSGEWGYKEFEDLYQAVYNEHQTALGAEFDGIHSVERAREVGSIDRIVKASQIRPYLIDAVRRGMARWEAR, from the coding sequence TTGGCACCCCAAACTGCAATACCAGTATTACATGATTATTCAAGGATTGGAATCGTTAACCGCGGTGAAGCTGCACTGCGGTTTATACGGGGAGTTATTGAGTATAACTCCCGTTTTGGTACCGACTTAAAAACAGTAGCTATTTATACCGCAAAAGAAGAGCAGGCCCCTTTTGTTAAAAACGCTGACTACTGGGTCTGTTTTGAGGATCTGTCCGGCTACCCCGGAACAGCGAGTTCTCCCTATCTGGACCACACCCTGATTTTGCAGGCCCTGAAAGAGAGCAGATGCGATGCCCTGTGGGTAGGGTGGGGTTTTGTCTCCGAGGACGCGGTATTCACCGCTGCCGTAGAGAAAGCGGGATACACTTTTCTGGGACCAGGAAGTAACGCCATGGCTCTTTTGGGTGATAAAATTGCTGCGAAGGAGCTGGCAGATAAGGCGAAGGTGCCGATTCTGCCGTGGAGCCGCGGCCCGGTATCCAGCATCGACGAGGCCCGCAGGGTGGCGGAGAAGATAGGGTATCCGGTTATCGTTAAAGCCTCCAATGCCGGAGGCGGGCGGGGCATACGTTTTGTGTTAAGCCCCGGGGAACTCGAGACACAGTATAACTCCGCAGTGGAAGAAACCCTGCGGGTTACCGGAACCAGGACAGTCTTTATCGAACATCTGGTGCAGCGCGGCAGGCACCTTGAGGTTCAGGTCCTGGCGGACAGACACGGAATCGTAAATACCTTTGGAGTCCGGGACTGCTCCCTGCAGCGGAGAAATCAGAAAATAATCGAAGAGACCCCGCCGGCAGGGCTTTCATCAGAAACAATAGCAGAGATGGAGGCCTCGGCGGCGAGGCTTATTAAAGCGGCTTCCTATGAGAGTGCGGGTACGGTCGAGTATCTTTACGACTTAGATTCCGATAAGTTCTATTTTATGGAGGTCAATACCCGGCTTCAGGTTGAACACCCCATTACTGAAGAGTTGTATGGAATTGACCTTGTTACCGGCCAAATAGAGGTGGCCTTTGGCAGGAAGGTTGATCTGACCTCCGCCGTACCCCGCGGACATGTAATGGAGGCCCGGCTTAATGCAGAGGATCCGGGAAGGGATTTTTCTCCCGCTCCGGGTAAGGTCGATCTTTTTCGTCCCCCTGCGGGACCGGGAATACGGATAGATTCGGGAATTGAGAACGGAGCGGAGATTCCTCCGGAGTTCGATTCCATGGTTGCCAAGATTATCGCCCGCGGGCGCGACCGCCGCGAAGCCGCATCCAGGCTTAAACGGGCCCTGGATGAATGTGCTATTCGCATAGAAAACGGCACCACCAACCGGGCTTTTCTGCGTCAGCTGCTCGATCAGAAGGAGGTCGCCGCGGGGGGTGTCTCAACAGCCTACGTCGGGGAGCTCCTTAAAAAAGGAATCCGGCGGGCATCGGATCACTCCTTCCGGGCAGCCCTTGTAACCGGTGCCATTACCATCGCCAGGCAGCGTGTTGCCGAGGAGCAGGTCAATTTTCTCAATGAACTGGCCAGTCTCGGAAAACCCAGGATCCTTCCCAAGGGTGAAGGCCAGGAGATCAGTCTCTCCATTGACGGGGCGTTGTATTATGCCAAGGTGTTTCACGTTGGCGGAGAAGGCTACCACGTCATCGTGGATAACACCTTTCTTATATGCCGCTACCGCTGCACCAATGAAGAGGGTGTCGTCGAGTTTAACAGCCTGCGTTACCGCTTTATTCTTGTTCCCCGGGGGGATTCCCTGCAGTGTGAAATAAACGGGACCCCCTTTCTTCTGGAACAGGAGTCCAGGGGCTTTGTTAAATCTCCCTCTCCTGCCATTGTGCTTTCAGTTCCGGTTCAAGCAGGAGGTGAGGTAAAAAAAGGCAGTGTCCTTATGGTGCTGGAAGCCATGAAGATGGAGATGCTTATTGAAGCTCCCATGGACGGTCTCGTAGCAGAAATCCTTGCGAGTCCCGGTACACAAGTCGCCGCCGGACAATCCCTTGTTCGCCTTGAAGAAGGCGGCGACAACAGACACGAGGAAGAGCCGGCGGCGGTTAAGGTTGCTTTCCCTCAGCATGAACCATGTGTAGAGGAGAGCTGGCAGAGAATTGTAAACGAGGTTCGGGCTCTTTTTCTCGGATTCGATACCGCGGAAAAATCATCCGGCCTGACAGATCGGCTTGCTGCTTTTATTGCACAGAACTCCGCTTATAAAGAAGCCTTTGCAAAACTCGTGCTGCGCAGTATGGAGGGCTTCTGTGCACTGGAGATTCTCTTTTCCAACCGGACCATTGAAGATGAGAGCGGAGGACGGCCTCATACTTATACGGAACTTTTAAACCACTATGCCTTGCGGCGGAAGGACAGGGAAAAGGGACTGCCTGATATTTTTAATCAGTCCATTGATCGTATCCTGTCGGCATACCGGGAGGCCGGAGTCAGCGACGAGATTGATCGTCTGCTGTATCATCTCTACCGCTCCCATGCCGCCAGCGGACTAAAAGGGCAGATCCTGCGCGATTTCCTGCAGCTTCTGGAGAAATGGTCAGATGCAGAGATGCTGAGCCATGATTTTCCTCTGCTGGTAAACGAGATTGTCCGCTTTAGCAACCAGGTAGACCCCAAACTGGCTGACGCCGCTCTGCACGCCCGCTATGTACTTCTGGATCAGAAGCAGCTGCAGGAACAGCGCGGAAGGCAGCGCCATTTTGTTGAATCACTTGTGGCCGAAAGCTGCAGCAATGATAACAGGAATTTCAATGAGTGTACGGAAGCCTTTCTTGATCTTCCGCCTTCAGCCCTGACTGACCTTATGTGGGCTATAAAAACAGCCCGCACGGGAAATCCGGAGCTCCTGACAGAACTTGCGGCCCGGTATTTTCATCGCGATAGATTTATCCTTTCCCTGAAGACTTTTGCTGATGAAAAAGGACTGTTCTGGGCCCAGGTCAGTTTCAGGGAAGACGAGGAAAAAGAAAAAGAGCCGGAAAAAAGCGGTGTGCTTTTTGCTGTGTTTTCGCCGGAGGCCCTCACCTTAATACCAGGCATTGTCCAGTCTCTGTCGGATATTTCTGATACGGAAGTCACCGTTCTTGTTTCTGGAGAAGGAAGCCCCGGTGATTATCTCCATAATCTTCCGCCATTCCCGTGCACCTATTGTGCCCTGGGAATGTATCCTGAAAAGGGAGAACCTCTGTTCACCACATACAAATACCTTGATGCGAAGAAATGGGTGGTCAACGACGGAGCTTTTACCTTTTCTCCCCTTGAATACCGGGAGCTGCGGGTCGAACGGTTCAGGAATTTTTACCTTAGGCTGATATCACGCAGTGAGAACGTTACCGTGCTGGAAGGACGGGCAAAGGAGAATGAAAAGGACATGCGTCTTTTTGCCCTGGCTTCCACATCTGAGACGGATCCTGAACTCTCTTCCCGCCAGGATCTGACCCGGATGCCGCGCTTCGAACGGGTATTCAACGAAGCTGTATCTGGAATCCGCGCCGCTCAGCAGAATTACCGTTTCAGACTCCAATGGAACAGGATCATTATTTACAACCGCTCCCTGTTAGGATTGCGACTGATGCAGCTCCGGGATTTCGGGTATAACCTCGTTCCCCGAACCATCGGACTGGGACTTGAAAAGATGGTGGTCTATTCGAGGCGTAAACGCTGGCGGGAAGAAACTATCCGTGAACATGAGCTCATATTCTATAACCTGACGGCTGATCAGTTTACCCTCCGCAGCCGTCGTCCCACATCTGTTCCCCTGACCACCCTGGACAGTTATGCTCTTAAGGTGGTGAGGGCACGGCAGCGAAACGAGATTTATCCCTATGAACTGATCAAAATGATTACCCATGCCGGATTTCCTCTTCATGAAGGCTTACCCAGGGGAGAATTTGAGGAGTTCGATATAGAAGTGGCTTCAAACGGGTCCAGCCGGCTTGTTTCCGTAAAGGGACGGGAACCGGGAAATAACAGCAGCAATATCATTTTTGGCAAGATCAGCAACAGCGATCCGGTGAGCGGAACAGTCTTTCAACGGATCCTGATTCTTTCCGATCCTACCGGAGACCTGGGAAGCCTGGCCGAAGGGGAGTGCCGCCGTATTATCAGCGCCATCGACATGGCGGAACAGGAATCTATTCCCGTAGAGTGGGTACCGGTATCTTCCGGCGCCAGAATTACCATGGATTCGGGAACGGAAAACCTGGACTGGACCGCAGCCGCGCTGAAACGAATTATCGAGTTTACCCAGGCAGGCGGCGAGATCAATATTATTGTGCAGTCAATTAACGTGGGGGCACAGTCATACTGGAATGCGGAGGCTACCATGCTGATGCACACCAGGGGACTTTTAATTATGACCGATGAAGCTTCGATGCTTCTTACCGGCAAGCGGGCTCTGGATTTTTCCGGCAGTGTCTCGGGAGAAACCAATGTGGACATTGGCGGAGCAGAGAAGGTTATGGTTCCCAACGGACAGGCCCAGATCCGGGTTTCCTCTGTTGCTGAGGCCTACGGTATTCTTTTTCAGCATTATCGCACCTGCTATGTAAGTCCCGGAAGCTGTTTTCCCGGACAAACAGTAAGCCGGGACTCCGTGGAGAGGAATGTAACGGCCACACCGTATCGCGACAACCTTGGCCAGGGTTTTTCCACCATCGGCGACATCTTCAGCAGGGAACTGAATCCCGACAGAAAAAAACCTTTTGACATGCGGCAGGTAATGCGTTCGCTGATAGACAAGGACGCGGAGGTACTTGAGCGCTGGAGGGGCCTGGAGGACGGAGATACCGCCCTGGTGTGGGAAACCCGCCTGGGAGGCTATGCGGTTGGTATGATTGGTATTGAAAGCCGCAGTTTTCCCCGAATCGGTGCCCTGCCTTCTGACGGACCGGACACCTGGAGCGGAGGCACCCTCTATCCGCAGTCATCCAGGAAGGTGGCCAGGGGGCTTAACGCCTTTTCCGGCAGGGTTCCCGCTGTGATCATTGCAAACCTCTCCGGATTTGACGGATCTCCCGAATCTCTGCGCAGGCTGCAGCTGGAGTACGGCGCAGAAATAGGACGAGCCGTGGTCAATTTTAAAGGCCCAATAGTCTTTCTGGTTACTGCGAGGTACCACGGCGGGGCCTATGTTGTGTTCTCAAAACGTCTGAATTCCGAACTCGAAGTTGCTGCTCTTGAAGGCTCGTTTGCATCAGTAATCGGAGGAGCCCCCGCGGCAGCTGTAGTCTTTCCTAAAACAGTCAGAAAACGTGCGGAAAACGATAGCCGTGTCATTGAAGCCCGTAGTCTCTTGAAATCCGGAGAATGGGGATACAAGGAATTTGAAGACCTGTACCAGGCAGTGTACAACGA